Proteins encoded within one genomic window of Merismopedia glauca CCAP 1448/3:
- the gntF gene encoding guanitoxin biosynthesis pre-guanitoxin forming N-methyltransferase GntF produces the protein MQTSEVSYSDYSAWNPKEYLEEYYANVMSDEAFCLGFLVESLRRIQGVSVALDFGSGPIVSHLLPLVAKAQEIHTSEYIESNRLEIQKWLSADADAYNWRAFTLEILRLEGLSSPTELDAQTREKELQQRVTQVLPGDVREANPLGIDKQGYYPLVTAHYCAEGISQNKEEWQTYMGNIMSMVQPGGMLITSACGSGTFYRVGDSYFPSTKLEPQDVLNCFWENGFIDLDLRIRQLPEYSEQGFFYTIFASGVKSK, from the coding sequence ATGCAAACATCTGAAGTTTCATACTCAGACTATAGTGCTTGGAACCCCAAAGAGTATCTTGAGGAATATTATGCCAATGTCATGTCTGATGAGGCATTCTGTCTGGGATTTTTAGTAGAATCGCTCCGGAGAATACAGGGTGTCTCTGTAGCTTTAGATTTTGGTAGTGGTCCCATTGTATCTCACCTGCTACCATTGGTGGCTAAGGCGCAAGAAATTCATACTTCAGAGTATATAGAATCAAATCGGCTCGAAATTCAGAAGTGGCTCAGTGCTGATGCAGATGCCTACAATTGGCGAGCTTTTACTTTAGAAATTTTACGCTTAGAAGGTTTGTCGTCACCCACTGAATTAGACGCTCAAACCAGAGAAAAAGAACTTCAACAGCGAGTGACTCAAGTGTTACCTGGTGATGTCAGAGAGGCTAATCCATTAGGAATAGATAAACAAGGATATTATCCCCTTGTCACGGCTCATTACTGCGCTGAGGGAATTAGTCAGAACAAAGAGGAATGGCAAACCTACATGGGTAATATTATGAGTATGGTTCAGCCTGGAGGTATGTTAATTACTTCTGCTTGTGGTTCTGGAACATTTTATCGGGTAGGAGATTCCTATTTTCCTTCAACTAAACTGGAACCTCAAGATGTATTAAATTGCTTTTGGGAGAATGGTTTTATCGATCTCGATCTTCGGATCAGACAGCTTCCTGAGTATTCAGAACAAGGTTTTTTCTACACTATTTTTGCATCAGGTGTGAAGTCTAAATAA